The sequence GGTCGGTGGCCGGTCCGCCCGGAAGCCGGGCGCCGATCTCCATCAGATAGACGCCGTCCGGAGTGCACTTGACCTCGGTGTGGCTGGGGCCGCGGCGCACGCCGAACGCGGTGAGAACCTGGTGGACGTACTCCTCGACGCGGGCCCAGTCGGGGTCGTCACGGGTCGCCTGGACGTTGTTCCACAGCGGGAAGTCGTAGTCCCGGTCGTCCGGCTGCCGGTACTCCCACATGTCCATCACCCGGTGCTGGCCGTCGCTGCTGAAGCAGTTGACGGCGAACTCGCGTCCGCGGACGTACTGCTCGACCAGCCACTCCCTGACCGGCCATCCGAACAGGTCGTTCTCCTCGGGGATCCGCAGGCTCTTGGCCTCCTCGGCGTCGCGGACCAGGGTGACGCCGTGCGAGCCGGCGCCCATGGTGGGTTTGACGATGACCGGGAAGCCGATCTCCTCGGCCGCCGCCGGCACCTCGGCCATGTCGTGCACCAGCCGGAACGCCGGGATCCGCACCCCGGCCTGCGAGGCGTGCGAGCGCATGGCGGCCTTGTTGCGCCGGGCCCAGGCCAGCTCGACGTCGTTACCGGCCAGCCCGAGCTCGTGGGCCAGCACATCGGTCAGGTGGACGGCGGACTCCATCGCCGGCACCACCGCCTTGACTTCGAAGTCGGTGTCCGCCAGGGCGGCGAGCACGTCGGGGGCGGTGGAGGCGTACAGCGACGCGTCGTCGTCCCGGGTGTGCTCGGGCCACCGGGAGTTCAGCTCGGTGGGTTCCACCGTGTAGAGGGAGACCACGTGGAGCCCGAAATCACGGGCCGCCTTCTTGTAGCCTTCGCCGGTCTTGACCGGGTCGATGAGGAGTACGGCGGGCTTGCGGCTGCTCAAGGGATCGTTCCTTCTCGGACGGAGTGGGGTGCCGGGGCCGGTCGGCCGCCGTCAGGCGGTGGGCAGCAGTTCGGGGTGGTGGCGCTCGATGACCTGCGGGAAGGCCCGGATCATCCCCTTCATGACGTTCTCTCCGTAGCCGGCGAAGAGCGGGTTGGCGGGGTCGGGTACGACGCCCCCGGCCGCCTCGACGTACGGGCCGGGCAGCGGCTGCATCGACGCGTCGAGGCGGGGGTTGTAGAAGAACGGGGCGGAGTAGCGGTCCACCCCGGGGGCCGGCCGCACCACCCGGTGCGTGGTGGCACGCAGGTAGCCGCGGGTGGCCACCTCCAGCAGCTCACCGAGGTTCACCACGAACGCCCCCGGCACCACCGGCACGTCGGCGAACACGCCGTCCTCGACCGCGACCTGGAGTCCGCCCTTGTCGTCCTGCAGCAGCAGGGTGAGGATGCCGTAGTCCTTGTGGATGCCCACGCCCTGGTCTCCGTCGCCGGTCTCGCCGTGCTCCGGGCCGGGGTAGTGCAGCAGCTTGAAGTGGACGTGCGGGTCCGGGGTCACCACGTCGTCCAGGAAGTCGGCCGGGACCTCCAGGGATTCGAGGATCAGTCCGAGCAGCCGGTGCGCGACACCGGTCAGCTCGCCCGTCCAGCGGTGGACCGCGTCGGCCAGTTCCGGCATGGCGGGCGGCCACTGGTTGGGGCCGGCCAGCCACCGGTAGGCGGGCTCGCCGGGGCCCGGCGCGACGGACGGGCGCTCCGGGCCGATGTCCAGCTGGCGCCGCTGGTCCGGGATGCCCTGGGTCAACTCCCGGCCGATCTCCGAATAGCCGCGGAAGTGCGGGGAGTTGAGGATGCTCAGGGCGGCCCGCTCCGGCTCGGGCAGCGCGAAGAATCTGCGAGCGAGCTCCAGCAGCGCGTCGCCGCCGGTCACGCCATGACCCACCAGCTGGAAGAAGCCGATGTCATGGACCGCGGAACGCAGCCGGTCGAGGAACTCGGCACGGGCCTGCGGCCCGCGCTCGGCGTCGCGCAGATCGATGACAGGGAACAGCTCGGACAAGGTAGGTCCTCCATCGGGAGTCAGGACGGGAGGGGGTTGGGCGAGCCGGCTGGCACGCCTCAGCCGGTCACGCTCCGCGGCGGCCGGGCCGGACCCGGCAGCACGCCGTCGCAGCGTCGTTCGATGTAGCGGAGCTGATCGAGCAGCTCGAAGGCGGGTGAGCCGGTGGCGGTCGACACCGAGGCGGCCGCGATCG is a genomic window of Actinoplanes teichomyceticus ATCC 31121 containing:
- a CDS encoding ATP-grasp domain-containing protein, which produces MSSRKPAVLLIDPVKTGEGYKKAARDFGLHVVSLYTVEPTELNSRWPEHTRDDDASLYASTAPDVLAALADTDFEVKAVVPAMESAVHLTDVLAHELGLAGNDVELAWARRNKAAMRSHASQAGVRIPAFRLVHDMAEVPAAAEEIGFPVIVKPTMGAGSHGVTLVRDAEEAKSLRIPEENDLFGWPVREWLVEQYVRGREFAVNCFSSDGQHRVMDMWEYRQPDDRDYDFPLWNNVQATRDDPDWARVEEYVHQVLTAFGVRRGPSHTEVKCTPDGVYLMEIGARLPGGPATDQWADYTAIRPFHDALTCYLGRRPAIMDQDLDVRAMFGAIAIRNDDAPGTLVAVHGLAELESHPSVDKVLVSYRPGDHVPVTRDTKTIPVGAWVSGPDQDAVVRALAEIRALVSLEIAFDASA
- a CDS encoding isopenicillin N synthase family dioxygenase, producing the protein MSELFPVIDLRDAERGPQARAEFLDRLRSAVHDIGFFQLVGHGVTGGDALLELARRFFALPEPERAALSILNSPHFRGYSEIGRELTQGIPDQRRQLDIGPERPSVAPGPGEPAYRWLAGPNQWPPAMPELADAVHRWTGELTGVAHRLLGLILESLEVPADFLDDVVTPDPHVHFKLLHYPGPEHGETGDGDQGVGIHKDYGILTLLLQDDKGGLQVAVEDGVFADVPVVPGAFVVNLGELLEVATRGYLRATTHRVVRPAPGVDRYSAPFFYNPRLDASMQPLPGPYVEAAGGVVPDPANPLFAGYGENVMKGMIRAFPQVIERHHPELLPTA